From a single Sphingobium lignivorans genomic region:
- the queC gene encoding 7-cyano-7-deazaguanine synthase QueC, whose product MASQTPIAVALISGGLDSMVAAGLAREAGFRLAALTIDYNQRHRIELEAAKRVAQAVGAERHIVLPLDLSLFGGSALTADIAVPKGGVEPGIPVTYVPARNTIFLSLTLGLAEVVGAQHIYIGVNALDYSGYPDCRPEFIAAFEHMAALATKQGVEGGGVRIEAPLQHLTKADIAKEAARLGLDAGMSWSCYDPTPEGLHCGLCDSCRLRAKGFDEAGLPDPTRYATRP is encoded by the coding sequence ATGGCTTCACAGACACCGATCGCCGTCGCCCTGATCTCGGGCGGGCTGGATTCCATGGTCGCTGCCGGGCTCGCGCGTGAAGCGGGATTCCGGCTGGCGGCCTTGACCATCGACTATAACCAGCGGCACCGCATCGAGCTGGAGGCGGCGAAGCGCGTCGCGCAGGCAGTCGGCGCGGAGCGGCACATCGTGCTGCCGCTCGATCTCTCGCTGTTCGGGGGATCGGCGCTGACGGCGGACATCGCGGTTCCCAAAGGCGGCGTGGAGCCCGGCATTCCCGTCACTTATGTTCCCGCGCGCAACACCATCTTCCTCTCGCTCACGCTGGGCCTCGCCGAAGTGGTCGGCGCGCAGCACATCTATATCGGCGTCAACGCACTCGATTATTCGGGATATCCCGATTGCCGGCCGGAGTTCATCGCGGCGTTCGAGCACATGGCGGCGCTGGCAACGAAGCAGGGCGTGGAAGGGGGCGGCGTGCGGATCGAGGCGCCCCTGCAGCATCTCACCAAGGCGGACATTGCGAAGGAAGCCGCCCGGCTGGGGCTCGACGCGGGCATGAGCTGGTCCTGCTATGATCCCACGCCCGAGGGGCTGCATTGCGGCCTGTGCGACAGCTGCCGGCTGCGGGCGAAAGGCTTCGACGAGGCTGGCCTGCCCGATCCCACCCGTTACGCGACGCGACCCTGA